One genomic segment of Bacteroidota bacterium includes these proteins:
- the galE gene encoding UDP-glucose 4-epimerase GalE, whose protein sequence is MGKILVTGGTGYIGSHTAIELINAGHEVLIIDDLSNSSIDVLDRIEKLSGKRPVFEQFKLRDSAKVNDFFEEYNIDAVIHFAASKAVGESVSHPMKYYKNNLVSLANVVDAMSDNNVKNIVFSSSATVYGQPEILPATEDSPILPAESPYGNTKQIGEEMLMDQTVADSSFKAVALRYFNPIGAHESGENGELPIGVPNNLMPFITQTAIGLRDGLKIFGDNYNTPDGTAIRDYIHVVDISKAHVKAVERMISEESNDQFEVFNLGTGKGFSVKEVIESFEKTTGEKLNYSIAPRRDGDVEQIFASTDKANNVLGWKAEKTLDEMTLSAWKWEKFLKSEKA, encoded by the coding sequence ATGGGTAAAATACTTGTAACGGGAGGAACCGGGTACATTGGTTCTCATACTGCCATTGAACTAATAAATGCAGGACACGAAGTCCTAATTATAGATGATTTATCTAATTCGAGTATTGATGTACTCGACAGAATAGAAAAACTTTCAGGAAAACGTCCTGTCTTCGAACAATTTAAACTTAGAGATAGTGCTAAAGTAAACGATTTTTTTGAAGAATATAATATAGATGCTGTAATTCATTTTGCCGCTTCTAAAGCAGTAGGAGAATCGGTTTCTCATCCGATGAAATACTATAAAAACAACTTGGTGTCATTAGCTAATGTTGTGGATGCTATGAGTGACAATAATGTTAAAAATATTGTTTTCTCCTCATCAGCAACCGTATATGGTCAACCGGAAATACTTCCTGCAACTGAAGACTCCCCTATATTACCTGCAGAATCTCCTTATGGAAATACAAAACAAATTGGAGAAGAAATGTTAATGGATCAAACCGTTGCCGACAGTAGTTTTAAAGCTGTTGCCCTAAGATACTTCAACCCTATCGGAGCTCACGAAAGTGGAGAAAACGGTGAATTACCTATTGGTGTACCTAATAATTTAATGCCTTTTATTACTCAAACGGCAATTGGATTGAGAGACGGGTTAAAAATTTTCGGAGATAACTATAACACTCCGGACGGAACAGCTATTAGAGACTACATTCACGTGGTTGATATTTCTAAAGCACATGTAAAGGCTGTTGAAAGAATGATTAGTGAAGAATCGAATGATCAATTCGAAGTATTCAATTTAGGAACAGGTAAAGGTTTTTCTGTTAAAGAAGTTATTGAATCATTCGAAAAAACTACCGGTGAAAAACTTAATTATTCCATTGCTCCGCGTAGAGATGGTGACGTAGAACAAATCTTTGCATCCACAGATAAAGCGAATAATGTACTTGGATGGAAGGCTGAAAAAACACTTGACGAAATGACACTTTCGGCATGGAAATGGGAGAAATTTCTAAAATCAGAAAAAGCATAA